From one Brachypodium distachyon strain Bd21 chromosome 4, Brachypodium_distachyon_v3.0, whole genome shotgun sequence genomic stretch:
- the LOC106866888 gene encoding uncharacterized protein LOC106866888, translated as MLTKFFPQSVETAQVAVIKARKRRDRARVVPFEYDLEDYLVSIASRVKPLKSFGVNMLNAGIRAFRALWPGEETPTGIPELAKRLLEVEDRLNEWQESAAHVGADEALSFVLSWYDGINLDVLQSMRVAPPFLSDPELVAKRQERAYSFIQYANVQKFVEGPVSQADAEMAEEDKQEEVDEEIVVESASTATDAPSSGAANPSVCS; from the exons ATGCTGACTA AGTTTTTCCCACAATCTGTTGAGACTGCCCAAGTTGCCGTGATCAAGGCCCGTAAAAGGAGGGATCGAGCCAGGGTAGTACCCTTCGAATATGACTTGGAGGATTACTTGGTCAGCATTGCGAGCCGGGTTAAGCCTCTGAAGTCGTTCGGGGTAAACATGCTCAACGCCGGCATCCGGGCCTTCCGAGCGctgtggccgggagaagaaaCTCCGACCGGCATCCCAGAATTGGCCAAGCGCcttctggaggtggaggaccggCTGAACGAGTGGCAGGAATCAGCCGCTCatgtcggcgccgacgaggcttTGTCATTCGTACTctcttggtacgacggcatcaacctcgacgtgctgcagtcGATGCGAGTCGCCCCCCCCTTCCTCTCAGACCCGGAACTCGTCGCGAAGCGGCAGGAGCGGGCCTACTCCTTTATCCAATATGCCAATGTGCAGAAATTTGTGGAGGGCCCGGTGTCACAAGCAGATGCAgagatggccgaggaagacaAACAAGAAGAAGTCGACGAAGAGATTGTCGTCGAGTCGGCTTCTACTGCAACGGACGCTCCGAGTTCCGGCGCTGCCAATCCTTCTGTCTGTTCTTAG